In a single window of the Dehalococcoidia bacterium genome:
- a CDS encoding 4Fe-4S binding protein — protein MVIVDEEKCIGCGICTHFCPVEALEGWGVIEINRQTCTECLECIGACPMNALGVKS, from the coding sequence ATGGTCATTGTTGACGAAGAAAAATGTATCGGATGCGGTATCTGTACTCACTTCTGTCCGGTAGAAGCCCTGGAAGGCTGGGGGGTGATTGAGATAAACCGTCAGACGTGTACAGAGTGTCTGGAGTGCATCGGCGCTTGCCCTATGAATGCGTTGGGGGTGAAGTC